The proteins below are encoded in one region of Zootoca vivipara chromosome 10, rZooViv1.1, whole genome shotgun sequence:
- the FAM185A gene encoding protein FAM185A, which yields MRPLPPRGWCTAARTVAGSWHRLLKGGGVTGQSSWTGSCQQARWFAASPCRCSQPEASKRKGNKPLKEWTLVVGPYGLLKARLPCHVSVRPLDPHKYPDADRVFVTVRGATAGPAHGADLDSLHVKYDEVLKEITIISEDMDGTASVDVRTPIKFDLDIKTSGNGCVKTEKIECNSCRIETEKGTSILRSIKSHKIDIQAKGGKVICLGTLQGNADIHVSQESSVNIEKLQGSSIHISTENGLLKAKYLYAESSLLSSTAGDILLGNVHGDTTLQTKTGNITVDSSEGFLKASTHHGEIDVYIINQKGEVDLKSQEGSITVKVPATLKAYLQLSGRKVEVDPEIQLQETQNTSREDRVTVTGHMNQQDKQGKYIKAETENGTVHLKSQTWFQSVKLKAS from the exons ATGCGGCCTCTGCCCCCAAGAGGCTGGTGCACAGCAGCGAGGACAGTGGCCGGGAGCTGGCATCGGTTGTTGAAAGGTGGAGGCGTAACTGGGCAAAGCTCGTGGACTGGCAGCTGCCAGCAGGCTCGCTGGTTTGCCGCCAGTCCTTGTCGTTGCAGCCAGCCCGAAGCGAGCAAGCGGAAGGGCAACAAGCCTCTCAAAGAGTGGACTCTGGTTGTCGGCCCCTATGGCCTCCTGAAGGCACGGCTCCCTTGCCACGTCTCTGTGCGCCCTTTGGACCCACACAAGTACCCCGATGCAGACAGAGTGTTTGTGACGGTGCGTGGGGCGACTGCTGGCCCCGCGCACGGTGCAGATTTGGATAGTTTGCATGTGAAGTATGATGAGGTGCTAAAGGAGATTACGATCATCTCGGAAGACATGGACGGCACAGCCTCTGTGGATGTGAGGACCCCCATAAAATTTG ACTTGGATATCAAGACATCAGGGAATGGCTGTGTGAAGACTGAGAAAATTGAATGTAACAGCTGCAGAATAGAGACAGAAAAGGGAACGAGCATCTTGCGGTCAATAAAG AGTCATAAAATTGACATTCAAGCTAAAGGAGGGAAAGTTATCTGCCTGGGAACTCTTCAAGGAAATGCTGATATTCATGTGTCACAAGAAagt AGTGTGAATATAGAAAagctccaagggtcatctattcacATTTCTACCGAAAATGGTTTATTAAAAGCCAAATATCTTTATGCAGAATCTTCATTGCTCTCTTCAACAGCTGGTGACATTCTGCTGGGGAATGTTCATG GAGATACAACCCTTCaaacaaaaacaggaaacatCACAGTAG ATTCCTCCGAAGGATTCCTGAAAGCTTCTACACATCATGGGGAGATAGATGTTTACATTATCAATCAAAAGGGGGAAGTGGATCTGAAATCTCAGGAAG GCTCCATTACTGTCAAGGTACCTGCAACTCTTAAAGCTTATCTGCAGTTATCTGGGCGCAAGGTTGAGGTGGATCCAGAGATCCAACTACAGGAGACTCAGAATACCTCCAGGGAGGACCGCGTAACAGTTACAG